One window of Nocardioides dongkuii genomic DNA carries:
- a CDS encoding acetyl-CoA C-acetyltransferase, producing the protein MPEAVIVSAARSPIGRANKGSLKDLRPDDLTATIIQAALDKVPGLDPTTIDDHYLGCGLPGGESGNNMARIVNVLMGLDSVPGATITRYCSSSVQTSRMAFHAIKAGEGDVFISAGVETVSRFSKGTSDHWPDTKNPLFADAMARTEKTAEGGQGWHDPREDGVLPDAYIAMGQTAENVAKLRGLSRAELDEFGVRSQNLAEKAIADGFWEREITPITTPDGTVVTKDDGPRAGVTIEAASQLKPVFRPDGVVTAANCCALNDGAAAVIIMSDTKAAELGLKPLARIVSTGVSGLSPEIMGLGPVEATKNALKHAGMSIGDIDLVEINEAFAAQVVPSYQDLGIDIDRLNVNGGAIAVGHPFGMTGARLQNTMLNSLDWHDKSTGLITMCVGGGQGMAMILERV; encoded by the coding sequence ATGCCCGAAGCCGTCATCGTCTCCGCAGCCCGATCCCCGATCGGCCGCGCGAACAAGGGGTCGCTCAAGGACCTGCGTCCCGACGACCTGACCGCGACCATCATCCAGGCTGCCCTGGACAAGGTCCCCGGTCTCGACCCGACGACGATCGACGACCACTACCTCGGGTGCGGCCTCCCGGGCGGCGAGTCGGGCAACAACATGGCCCGGATCGTCAACGTGCTGATGGGTCTCGACAGCGTCCCCGGCGCGACGATCACCCGCTACTGCTCCTCCTCGGTGCAGACCTCGCGGATGGCCTTCCACGCCATCAAGGCCGGCGAGGGCGACGTCTTCATCTCCGCCGGCGTCGAGACCGTGTCCCGGTTCTCCAAGGGCACCTCCGACCACTGGCCCGACACCAAGAACCCGCTCTTCGCCGACGCCATGGCACGCACGGAGAAGACCGCCGAGGGCGGCCAGGGCTGGCACGACCCCCGCGAGGACGGCGTGCTGCCGGACGCCTACATCGCGATGGGCCAGACCGCCGAGAACGTCGCCAAGCTGCGCGGCCTCTCGCGCGCCGAGCTCGACGAGTTCGGCGTCCGCTCGCAGAACCTCGCGGAGAAGGCCATCGCCGACGGCTTCTGGGAGCGCGAGATCACCCCGATCACCACCCCGGACGGCACCGTGGTGACCAAGGACGACGGCCCGCGCGCGGGCGTCACCATCGAGGCCGCGAGCCAGCTGAAGCCGGTGTTCCGGCCCGACGGCGTCGTCACCGCCGCCAACTGCTGCGCCCTCAACGACGGCGCGGCGGCGGTCATCATCATGTCCGACACGAAGGCCGCCGAGCTCGGGCTGAAGCCGCTGGCCCGGATCGTGTCCACCGGCGTCTCGGGCCTCTCCCCCGAGATCATGGGCCTGGGCCCGGTCGAGGCCACCAAGAACGCCCTCAAGCACGCGGGCATGAGCATCGGCGACATCGACCTCGTCGAGATCAACGAGGCGTTCGCCGCGCAGGTCGTGCCGTCCTACCAGGACCTCGGCATCGACATCGACCGGCTCAACGTCAACGGCGGCGCGATCGCCGTCGGTCACCCCTTCGGGATGACCGGTGCCCGGCTGCAGAACACCATGCTCAACAGCCTGGACTGGCACGACAAGTCCACCGGCCTGATCACGATGTGCGTCGGCGGCGGCCAGGGCATGGCGATGATCCTCGAGCGCGTCTAG
- a CDS encoding MarR family winged helix-turn-helix transcriptional regulator, giving the protein MADLEVGTRWLDDQQQRSWRALVMGTTLLFDRLDDDLRRAFDLSLVEYEILVRLSERDGQMRMAQLADALAHSRSRVTHTVARMEKAGLVRRASSPEDGRGIVAALTEEGRALLERAAPLHVEGVREHLVDLAGDADLAALGRVMNAVSDHLVAAHPEMELR; this is encoded by the coding sequence GTGGCAGATCTCGAGGTCGGCACCCGGTGGCTCGACGACCAGCAGCAGCGCTCCTGGCGGGCGCTGGTGATGGGGACGACCCTGCTCTTCGACCGGCTCGACGACGACCTGCGCCGGGCGTTCGACCTCTCGCTGGTCGAGTACGAGATCCTGGTGCGCCTCTCCGAGCGGGACGGGCAGATGCGGATGGCGCAGCTCGCCGACGCCCTGGCCCACAGCCGGAGCCGGGTGACCCACACCGTCGCCCGGATGGAGAAGGCCGGGCTGGTGCGCCGCGCGAGCTCCCCGGAGGACGGCCGCGGGATCGTGGCGGCGCTGACCGAGGAGGGCCGGGCCCTGCTCGAGCGCGCCGCCCCGCTGCACGTCGAGGGGGTCCGCGAGCACCTCGTCGACCTCGCGGGCGACGCCGACCTGGCGGCGCTCGGCCGGGTCATGAACGCCGTCTCCGACCACCTGGTCGCCGCCCACCCGGAGATGGAGCTGAGGTAG
- the ettA gene encoding energy-dependent translational throttle protein EttA: MAEYVFTLRNVRKAHGDKVVLENVTLSFLHGAKIGVVGPNGTGKSSLLRIMAGLDHANNGDAILAPGATVGMLQQEPPLTEGRTVLENVEEAVAEVKAKMARLDELYMMMGDPDADQDKVATEAGDLQTELDAANVWDLDSRLDQAMDALRCPPPDALVDNLSGGERRRVALCKLLLQQPDLLLLDEPTNHLDAESVQWLEGHLKSYPGAVLAITHDRYFLDNVAEWILELDRGQAHPYEGNYSTYLETKKDRLKIEGQKDVKRAKALERELEWVRSNAKARQTKSKSRLARYEEMAAEADRMRKIDTSEINIPAGPRLGDVVLEADHLTKGFEGRTLIEDLSFSLPRAGIVGVIGPNGVGKTTLFRMITGSEQPDAGKLAVGQTVKLSYVDQSRGGIDPQKNVWEVVSDGLDFIKVANFEMNSRAYVASFGFKGPDQQKKAGVLSGGERNRLNLALTLKMGGNLLLLDEPTNDLDVETLSSLEDALLDFPGCAVVTSHDRWFLDRIATHILAWEGTEEDPARWFWFEGNFAAYEENKIERLGIEAARPHRVTHRRLTRD, encoded by the coding sequence ATGGCGGAATATGTGTTCACCCTGCGCAACGTGCGCAAGGCCCACGGCGACAAGGTCGTCCTCGAGAACGTGACCCTGTCGTTCCTTCACGGGGCGAAGATCGGCGTCGTGGGTCCCAACGGCACCGGCAAGTCCTCGCTGCTGCGGATCATGGCGGGCCTCGACCACGCCAACAACGGCGACGCGATCCTCGCCCCCGGCGCGACCGTCGGCATGCTCCAGCAGGAGCCGCCGCTGACCGAGGGCCGCACCGTCCTGGAGAACGTCGAGGAGGCGGTCGCCGAGGTCAAGGCCAAGATGGCGCGCCTCGACGAGCTCTACATGATGATGGGCGACCCGGACGCCGACCAGGACAAGGTCGCGACCGAGGCCGGGGACCTGCAGACCGAGCTCGACGCCGCCAACGTCTGGGACCTCGACAGCCGCCTCGACCAGGCCATGGACGCGCTGCGCTGCCCGCCGCCGGACGCCCTGGTCGACAACCTCTCCGGAGGTGAGCGCCGCCGCGTCGCGCTGTGCAAGCTGCTGCTCCAGCAGCCCGACCTGCTGCTGCTCGACGAGCCCACCAACCACCTCGACGCCGAGTCGGTGCAGTGGCTCGAGGGCCACCTCAAGTCCTACCCCGGCGCCGTCCTGGCGATCACCCACGACCGGTACTTCCTCGACAACGTCGCGGAGTGGATCCTCGAGCTCGACCGGGGCCAGGCCCACCCCTACGAGGGCAACTACTCGACGTACCTCGAGACCAAGAAGGACCGCCTCAAGATCGAGGGGCAGAAGGACGTCAAGCGCGCCAAGGCGCTGGAGCGCGAGCTCGAATGGGTCCGTTCCAACGCCAAGGCCCGCCAGACCAAGAGCAAGTCGCGTCTCGCGCGCTACGAGGAGATGGCGGCCGAGGCCGACCGGATGCGCAAGATCGACACCTCCGAGATCAACATCCCCGCCGGTCCGCGCCTCGGCGACGTGGTGCTCGAGGCCGACCACCTCACCAAGGGCTTCGAGGGCCGCACGCTCATCGAGGACCTGTCGTTCTCCCTGCCGCGCGCCGGCATCGTCGGCGTGATCGGCCCCAACGGCGTGGGCAAGACCACGCTGTTCCGGATGATCACCGGCAGCGAGCAGCCCGACGCCGGGAAGCTGGCGGTCGGCCAGACGGTCAAGCTGTCCTATGTCGACCAGAGCCGTGGCGGCATCGACCCGCAGAAGAACGTCTGGGAGGTCGTCTCCGACGGCCTGGACTTCATCAAGGTCGCCAACTTCGAGATGAACTCCCGCGCCTACGTCGCCTCGTTCGGGTTCAAGGGCCCCGACCAGCAGAAGAAGGCCGGCGTCCTCTCCGGCGGCGAGCGCAACCGGCTCAACCTCGCGCTCACCCTCAAGATGGGCGGCAACCTGCTGCTGCTCGACGAGCCCACCAACGACCTCGACGTCGAGACCCTGTCCTCGCTCGAGGACGCGCTGCTGGACTTCCCCGGCTGCGCCGTGGTCACCTCGCACGACCGGTGGTTCCTCGACCGCATCGCCACCCACATCCTCGCCTGGGAGGGCACCGAGGAGGACCCCGCGCGCTGGTTCTGGTTCGAGGGCAACTTCGCGGCCTACGAGGAGAACAAGATCGAGCGCCTCGGCATCGAGGCGGCCCGGCCGCACCGGGTCACCCACCGCCGGCTCACGCGCGACTGA
- a CDS encoding single-stranded DNA-binding protein has protein sequence MTDTFVTVQGWLGNDVQVRQAGDAQVASFRLGCTPRRFHRRTGAWVDGPTQWYTVDAWRALGENCRDSLRRGDPVVVHGRLEARVWTNSAGAEVTTMVLEAASVGHDLARGVSRFRKAARVETATPEGPSVAAPAGEQAAAPAA, from the coding sequence ATGACCGACACCTTCGTCACCGTGCAGGGCTGGCTCGGCAACGACGTCCAGGTGCGCCAGGCGGGCGACGCCCAGGTCGCGAGCTTCCGGCTCGGCTGCACGCCGCGCCGCTTCCACCGCCGCACCGGCGCCTGGGTCGACGGCCCGACCCAGTGGTACACCGTGGACGCCTGGCGCGCCCTCGGCGAGAACTGCCGCGACTCGCTGCGGCGGGGTGACCCGGTGGTGGTCCACGGCCGGCTCGAGGCCCGGGTCTGGACCAACAGCGCGGGCGCCGAGGTCACCACGATGGTGCTCGAGGCGGCGAGCGTCGGCCACGACCTCGCCCGCGGGGTGAGCCGGTTCCGCAAGGCCGCGCGGGTCGAGACCGCGACGCCGGAGGGACCGTCGGTCGCCGCGCCCGCGGGGGAGCAGGCCGCGGCCCCGGCGGCCTGA